In the Pungitius pungitius chromosome 5, fPunPun2.1, whole genome shotgun sequence genome, one interval contains:
- the ptch1 gene encoding protein patched homolog 1 isoform X3, translating to MASAANVPSEQENRDPDRPRITRRTRGDFTRNAPLDLEYLQRPSYCDAGFALEQITQGKATGRKAPLWLRAKFQRLLFRLGCYIQKNCGKFLVVGLMIFGAFAVGLRAANLETDVEKLWVEVGGRVNRELTYTRQNIGEEAMFNPQLMIQTPREDGANVLTVDALLQHLESALRASRVHVYLYNRQWKLENLCYKSGELVTETPIMDQMIEKLHPCLIITPLDCFWEGAKLQSGMVYLPGKGPLQWTNLDPTEVLEEMPGENQSFEEMLEKAGIGHGYMDRPCLNPADPDCPLTAPNKNSTKPFDVARALSGGCHGLSRKYMHWQEELIVGGTTKNGSGPLLSAQALQTMFQLMTPKQMFEHFRGYEEVSHINWNEEKAAAILEAWQRRYSEAVLQSVAANSSQKVLSFTSTTLEDILKSFSDISIIRVASGYLLMLAYACLTMLRWDCAKSQGAVGLAGVLLVTLSVAAGLGLCSLLGISFNAATTQVLPFLALGVGVDDVFLLAHAFSETGQNKRIPFEDRTGECLKRTGASVALTSISNVTAFFMAALIPIPALRAFSLQAAVVVVFNFAMVLLIFPAILSMDLYRREDRRFDIFCCFYSPCANRVIQIEPHAYLDGAEGSRYSPPPSYCTPPPSYCTPPPSYSSPPPSYSSHGFAQQTQITMQSTVQLRTEYDPRTQAFYTTAEPRSQISVQPMNTAPMRSNPGNDYYSSGNNNNNNNSGGSRGNGGSRGSATFSHHHPAPPAAAAATLSASSAGQGDPSPSTGQGPENNSSTRDLLSQRGEGSMGLPCLHPPCSRWTLSSFAERHYAPFLLQPTTKVVVIVLFFCLLVVSLYGTTQVRDGLELTDIVPRETSEYDFIGAQFKFFSFYNMYVVTQRADYAQKQPLLHQLHQRFHTIRYVLKEDNGQLPRMWLHYFREWLQGLQQAFDRDWEAGRITSNSYRNGSDDGVLAYKLLVQTGRREKPINFNLLTRQRLVDADGIINPGPFYIYLTAWVSNDPMAYAASQANIRPHPPEWLHDRTDSMPETRLSIPAAEPIEYAQFPFYLNGLRETPQFVEAIESVRAICSNYSRQSLPSYPNGYPFLFWEQYVSLRHWLLLSISVVLACTFLVCALFLLNPWTAGIIVLVLSLMTVELFGFMGLMGIKLSAVPVVILIASVGIGVEFTVHVALAFLTAIGDRHKRAVLALEHMFAPVLDGAFSTLLGVLMLAGSEFDFIVRLTLFGRK from the exons TTGGCGGACGCGTGAACCGGGAACTGACATACACGCGGCAGAATATAGGCGAGGAGGCCATGTTCAACCCTCAGCTGATGATCCAGACGCCGCGGGAGGACGGAGCCAATGTTTTAACGGTGGATGCGCTCCTGCAGCATCTGGAGTCAGCTCTGCGAGCCAGCAGAGTCCACGTTTACCTTTATAACAG ACAATGGAAATTAGAAAACCTATGCTACAAATCAGGAGAACTAGTCACAGAAACTCCTATAATGGATCAG ATGATAGAAAAGCTTCATCCCTGCCTCATCATCACCCCTTTGGACTGTTTCTGGGAGGGAGCCAAGCTCCAGTCTGGAATGGTCTATCTCCC AGGTAAGGGCCCTTTGCAATGGACCAACTTGGACCCCACAGAGGTCCTTGAAGAAATGCCAGGGGAAAATCAAAGTTTTGAGGAGATGTTGGAAAAGGCCGGTATTGGACACGGCTACATGGATAGACCCTGCCTGAACCCTGCTGACCCCGACTGCCCCCTGACGGCGCCCAATAAAAACTCCACGAAG CCATTTGACGTGGCGCGGGCCCTGAGCGGCGGCTGCCACGGTCTGTCCAGGAAGTACATGCACTGGCAGGAGGAGCTGATCGTGGGAGGGACCACCAAGAACGGCAGCGGACCCCTGCTCAG TGCCCAAGCCTTACAGACCATGTTCCAGCTGATGACGCCCAAGCAGATGTTTGAGCACTTTCGGGGCTACGAGGAGGTTTCCCACATCAACTGGAATGAAGAAAAGGCTGCAGCTATACTAGAAGCCTGGCAGAGGAGATACTCTGag GCGGTGCTGCAGAGCGTGGCAGCAAACTCATCTCAGAAGGTCTTGTCGTTCACCAGCACCACACTGGAAGACATCCTCAAATCCTTCTCCGACATCAGTATCATCCGTGTAGCCAGTGGATACCTGCTGATG CTGGCCTATGCGTGTCTGACCATGCTGCGGTGGGACTGTGCCAAGTCTCAGGGGGCTGTAGGGTTGGCGGGTGTCCTGCTGGTGACACTGTCTGTTGCAGCCGGCCTGGGCCTCTGCTCTCTCCTGGGCATCTCGTTCAATGCTGCCACCACGCAG GTGCTGCCCTTCTTGGCTCTGGGTGTTGGAGTGGATGATGTCTTCCTCCTCGCTCATGCCTTCAGTGAGACCGGACAGAACAAGCGGATCCCGTTTGAG GACCGTACGGGGGAGTGCCTGAAGAGGACCGGGGCCAGCGTGGCTCTCACCTCCATCAGTAACGTCACCGCTTTTTTCATGGCGGCCCTCATTCCCATCCCGGCACTCAGAGCCTTTTCTCTACAG GCCGCTGTGGTAGTGGTGTTCAACTTTGCCATGGTGCTGCTCATCTTCCCCGCCATCCTCAGCATGGACCTCTACCGACGCGAAGACAGGCGCTTCGACATTTTCTGCTGCTTCTACAG CCCATGTGCCAATCGTGTGATCCAGATCGAGCCCCATGCGTACCTGGACGGGGCGGAAGGGAGTCGCTACAGCCCTCCTCCGTCCTACTGCACACCTCCACCCTCGTATTGCACGCCTCCCCCGAGCTACagcagcccccctccctcctacaGCAGCCACGGCTTCGCCCAGCAGACCCAGATCACCATGCAGTCCACGGTGCAGCTCAGGACGGAGTACGACCCGCGGACTCAGGCCTTCTACACCACGGCCGAGCCGAGATCTCAGATCTCTGTGCAGCCCATGAACACGGCTCCGATGAGGAGCAACCCCGGCAACGACTATTACAGcagcggcaacaacaacaacaacaacaacagcggcggcagcagggGTAACGGGGGATCTCGAGGTTCTGCCACCTTCTCCCATCATcaccctgctcctcctgctgctgctgccgcgaCTTTGAGCGCCAGCTCGGCCGGTCAGGGTGATCCTTCCCCATCGACGGGCCAGGGCCCGGAGAACAACAGCTCCACGCGGGACCTGCTGTCCCAGCGCGGCGAGGGCTCAATGGGCCTGCCGTGCCTCCACCCTCCCTGTTCCCGCTGGACCTTGTCCTCTTTTGCGGAGAGGCACTACGCGCCGTTCCTTCTGCAGCCTACCACCAAG GTGGTGGTGATTGTGCTGTTCTTCTGCCTGCTGGTAGTCAGTCTCTACGGGACCACCCAGGTGAGGGATGGCCTGGAGTTGACGGACATTGTGCCCAGAGAGACCAGCGAGTATGACTTCATCGGTGCCCAGTTCAAGTTCTTCTCCTTCTACAACATGTACGTGGTGACACAGCGGGCCGATTACGCCCAGAAACAGCCTCTGCTGCACCAGCTCCACCAGAGGTTCCACACCATTCGCTACGTGCTGAAGGAGGACAACGGGCAGCTGCCCCGTATGTGGCTTCACTACTTCAGGGAATGGCTGCAAG GCCTCCAGCAGGCGTTTGACAGGGACTGGGAGGCCGGCCGCATCACCTCCAACAGCTACAGGAACGGCTCCGATGATGGCGTTCTGGCATACAAGCTGTTAGTGCAAACTGGACGCAGGGAGAAGCCCATCAACTTCAACCTG CTGACTCGTCAGAGGCTCGTGGATGCCGATGGGATCATCAATCCTGGGCCTTTCTACATCTACCTGACCGCCTGGGTCAGCAATGATCCTATGGCATACGCTGCCTCGCAGGCCAACATTCGCCCGCATCCCCCCGAGTGGCTCCACGACCGCACCGACTCCATGCCCGAGACACGTCTCAGCA TCCCGGCCGCTGAGCCCATCGAATACGCACAGTTCCCCTTCTACCTCAACGGGCTCCGGGAAACGCCTCAGTTTGTGGAGGCCATCGAGAGCGTGCGCGCCATCTGCAGCAACTACAGCCGACAAAGCCTCCCCTCCTATCCCAACGGCTACCCTTTCCTGTTCTGGGAACAGTACGTCAGCCTGCGCCACTGGCTCCTGCTGTCCATCAGCGTCGTGCTCGCCTGCACCTTTCTGGTCTGCGCCCTTTTCCTGCTCAACCCGTGGACCGCCGGCATCATA GTGTTGGTTCTTTCTCTCATGACTGTGGAGCTGTTTGGCTTCATGGGGCTGATGGGAATCAAGCTGAGTGCTGTTCCTGTGGTCATTCTCATCGCCTCTGTGGGCATCGGAGTAGAATTCACCGTCCATGTCGCTCTG GCGTTCCTGACAGCCATAGGGGATCGCCACAAGCGAGCCGTGCTGGCGTTGGAGCACATGTTTGCCCCCGTGCTCGATGGAGCCTTCTCCACCCTGTTGGGTGTCCTGATGCTCGCTGGCTCTGAGTTCGACTTTATTGTCAG ACTAACCCTCTTTGGCAGGAAGTAG